A genomic region of Candidatus Delongbacteria bacterium contains the following coding sequences:
- a CDS encoding acetyl-CoA carboxylase carboxyltransferase subunit alpha, whose amino-acid sequence MSYGPVLEFEKPIAEIERRLNEMRALSNGAGLHADPEIARMEKKLDKMRKETFSSLTGWQTVQLARHPRRPFTLDYIERFAADFMELHGDRAYGDDHSIVAGVGHISGRAVAIIGHQKGRDTKSNIFRNFGMSQPEGYRKALRVMRMAERFGLPVLTLVDTPGAWPGLGAEARGQAEAIARNLFEMAKLRTPVVSVVIGEGGSGGALALAVADRVLMLEHSIYSVISPEGCASILFRDAARAQDAAEALKLTAPQLKQLKLIDEILPEPLGGAHRDWDAMAETLRNVVSLHFEQLCAIPLDQLVEQRIAKFDAMGVYDS is encoded by the coding sequence CGCGCCCTCTCCAATGGCGCGGGCCTGCATGCCGATCCGGAAATCGCCCGGATGGAGAAGAAGCTTGACAAGATGCGCAAGGAGACCTTTTCCAGTCTGACGGGCTGGCAGACGGTGCAACTGGCGCGTCATCCCCGGCGTCCCTTCACCCTGGATTACATCGAGCGTTTCGCAGCGGACTTCATGGAACTGCACGGCGACCGGGCCTACGGCGACGACCACAGCATCGTGGCCGGAGTGGGACACATCAGTGGGCGCGCGGTCGCGATCATCGGGCACCAGAAGGGGCGTGATACAAAGTCCAACATTTTTCGCAATTTCGGCATGTCCCAGCCAGAGGGCTACCGCAAGGCTCTGCGCGTGATGCGCATGGCCGAGCGTTTCGGTCTGCCCGTGCTGACCCTGGTGGACACGCCCGGTGCCTGGCCCGGTCTGGGAGCCGAAGCTCGTGGCCAGGCCGAAGCGATCGCCCGCAATCTGTTCGAGATGGCCAAGCTGCGGACCCCGGTGGTCAGTGTGGTCATCGGGGAGGGCGGCAGCGGAGGAGCGCTGGCTCTGGCGGTTGCCGACCGGGTGCTGATGCTCGAGCATTCGATCTACAGCGTGATCAGTCCCGAAGGCTGTGCCTCGATCCTGTTCCGTGATGCGGCCCGTGCCCAGGATGCGGCCGAGGCCCTGAAACTGACCGCGCCCCAGCTCAAGCAGCTCAAGCTGATTGACGAGATTCTGCCCGAGCCTCTGGGTGGAGCCCACCGCGACTGGGACGCCATGGCCGAGACCCTGCGCAACGTGGTGTCGCTGCATTTCGAGCAGCTCTGCGCGATTCCCCTGGATCAACTGGTGGAGCAACGCATCGCCAAGTTCGATGCGATGGGCGTCTATGACAGCTGA